One window from the genome of Metabacillus flavus encodes:
- a CDS encoding cation-translocating P-type ATPase has protein sequence MKWHEMEIHDVAESVNTDRDTGLSDREVHSRYGKFGYNELQEAEKTSALLLFLGQFKDFMVLVLLGATIISAFLGEYIDAVAIVAIVLMNGILGFFQERRAEKSLEALKQLSAPQVSCLREGEWIRIPSRELVPGDIIKFTAGDRIGADLRLLSVKSLEIEESALTGESVPVQKSQDPLNVKEAGLGDLTNMAFMGTLVTRGSGIGMVVATGMKTAMGQIADLLQSAEAMDTPLQKRLEQLGKILIVVALILTALVVGVGVIQGHSLYSMFLAGVSLAVAAIPEGLPAIVTVALSLGVQRMIKQKSIVRKLPAVETLGCASVICSDKTGTMTQNKMTVTDIWSGGKQWKVSRTGFDVNGEFTYKERTVVLKEEKALQQILTFGMLCNTAELTETDAEKRIDGDPTEGALLIAGMKAGMTREALSKRFTIIEEFPFDSTRKMMSVIAEDSAGKRFVVTKGAPDVLLGIAGQVLWEDRQQSMSSQYEQRIKESIESMASKALRTIAIAYKPIGRDGVFKQEDAEKDLVFVGLQGMIDPPRPEVKQAIKECRAAGIKTIMITGDHVITARAIAKQLDLLPHNGKVMDGAALNKLSSDDLEKVVEDVYVFARVSPEHKLKIVKAFQKRGHIVAMTGDGVNDAPAIKAADIGISMGITGTDVAKEASSLVLADDNFATIKSAIREGRNIYENIRKFIRYLLASNVGEILVMLFAMLLALPLPLVPIQILWVNLVTDGLPAMALGLDQPEGNLMNRKPRHPKEGVFARKLGWKVISRGFLIGAATLAAFMFIYNRDPENLAYAQTVAFSTLVMAQLIHVFDCRSEKSIFDRNPFENLYLIGAVASSILLMLVVIYYPPLQPIFKTVSIIPRDWILILGMASLPTFLLAGSLLTRKS, from the coding sequence ATGAAATGGCATGAGATGGAGATTCACGATGTGGCGGAGTCCGTTAACACCGACCGGGATACAGGCCTTTCGGACAGAGAGGTACATTCCCGCTATGGTAAATTTGGCTATAACGAGCTGCAGGAGGCGGAAAAGACTTCCGCGCTTTTATTATTTTTAGGGCAGTTTAAAGATTTTATGGTACTCGTTTTGCTTGGGGCTACCATCATTTCTGCATTTTTAGGGGAATACATTGATGCTGTTGCGATTGTGGCGATTGTGCTGATGAATGGCATTCTGGGGTTTTTCCAGGAAAGACGGGCTGAAAAATCGCTTGAAGCCCTGAAACAGCTTTCCGCACCTCAGGTCAGCTGTCTTAGGGAAGGTGAGTGGATCAGGATTCCTTCCAGAGAATTAGTGCCAGGGGACATTATTAAATTTACGGCAGGGGACAGAATTGGGGCCGACTTAAGGCTGTTATCCGTAAAAAGTCTGGAAATAGAGGAGTCTGCATTGACGGGAGAATCCGTACCTGTTCAAAAATCTCAGGACCCTTTGAATGTAAAAGAGGCGGGACTTGGTGATTTAACAAACATGGCCTTTATGGGGACGCTTGTTACAAGAGGAAGCGGAATTGGAATGGTGGTAGCAACGGGGATGAAAACGGCGATGGGACAAATCGCTGATTTGCTGCAGTCTGCTGAAGCGATGGATACACCGCTTCAAAAACGTCTTGAACAGCTTGGAAAGATCCTGATTGTGGTTGCTCTCATTTTAACTGCGCTCGTCGTGGGCGTGGGCGTGATCCAGGGTCACAGCTTATATTCAATGTTCCTTGCCGGGGTATCCCTTGCGGTTGCAGCCATACCGGAAGGCTTGCCGGCGATTGTCACCGTTGCGTTATCACTTGGCGTGCAGCGGATGATCAAGCAAAAGTCCATAGTCAGGAAGCTGCCGGCGGTGGAAACGCTTGGGTGTGCTTCGGTCATCTGTTCTGATAAGACCGGGACGATGACTCAAAATAAAATGACCGTAACCGATATATGGTCAGGCGGAAAACAGTGGAAGGTATCGAGAACGGGCTTTGATGTAAATGGGGAATTTACGTATAAGGAAAGAACGGTTGTCCTGAAAGAAGAAAAAGCGCTTCAGCAGATATTAACGTTCGGAATGCTGTGCAATACTGCTGAATTAACCGAAACGGATGCTGAAAAGAGGATTGACGGGGATCCAACAGAAGGCGCTTTGCTAATTGCCGGAATGAAGGCGGGAATGACAAGAGAGGCCCTTAGCAAAAGATTTACGATAATCGAAGAGTTCCCTTTTGATTCTACAAGGAAAATGATGAGTGTCATCGCAGAGGATTCTGCCGGGAAGCGTTTTGTAGTGACAAAGGGTGCACCTGACGTCCTTCTTGGCATTGCAGGTCAGGTTCTTTGGGAAGACAGGCAGCAGTCCATGTCGTCACAATATGAACAGCGTATTAAAGAATCAATTGAAAGCATGGCGTCCAAAGCGCTAAGGACCATTGCCATTGCCTATAAGCCGATCGGCCGGGACGGGGTGTTTAAACAGGAAGATGCAGAAAAGGATCTAGTGTTTGTTGGACTGCAGGGAATGATTGATCCGCCAAGACCTGAGGTCAAGCAGGCTATAAAAGAATGCCGGGCAGCGGGAATTAAAACCATCATGATTACAGGGGACCACGTTATTACTGCAAGGGCTATAGCGAAGCAGCTTGACCTGCTGCCTCACAATGGAAAGGTAATGGACGGCGCGGCACTGAACAAGCTTTCTTCTGATGATTTAGAGAAGGTTGTAGAGGATGTTTATGTTTTTGCAAGGGTTTCACCTGAACATAAGCTTAAGATTGTTAAAGCCTTTCAAAAACGCGGGCATATCGTGGCGATGACGGGAGACGGTGTGAATGATGCCCCCGCAATTAAAGCTGCAGACATCGGCATTTCAATGGGCATTACCGGGACCGATGTTGCGAAGGAAGCGTCATCGCTTGTTCTGGCAGATGACAACTTTGCTACCATTAAATCCGCGATCCGCGAAGGAAGAAACATATATGAGAATATCCGGAAATTCATCCGCTACCTGCTCGCATCCAATGTAGGAGAAATACTGGTTATGCTGTTTGCGATGCTTCTTGCTCTGCCGCTGCCTTTAGTACCTATACAGATCCTTTGGGTGAATCTGGTGACAGATGGACTGCCTGCAATGGCGCTTGGCCTCGATCAGCCTGAAGGAAATCTGATGAACCGCAAACCGCGGCATCCTAAAGAGGGGGTATTTGCAAGAAAGCTCGGCTGGAAGGTTATTTCAAGGGGATTCCTGATTGGAGCAGCAACACTGGCGGCCTTCATGTTTATATACAACCGTGATCCTGAAAATCTTGCATACGCTCAGACTGTTGCGTTTTCAACACTCGTAATGGCTCAGCTCATTCATGTATTCGACTGCCGCAGCGAGAAATCCATTTTTG